One stretch of Fervidobacterium thailandense DNA includes these proteins:
- a CDS encoding thermonuclease family protein, producing the protein MVSASGAFGKYFKKTPATIAILLLVGLWLFLQLEGGGVVTSVVDGDTIKVRTLTGELTVRLIGVNTPETRHPTKGAEPYGREAKEFTKKMLLGKRVYLEFDVQRTDKYGRTLAYVWLEKPRKFTEDEIREKMFNAILLLEGYAQIMTVPPNVKYADVFVELQREARQNSRGLWSLDYYKSEE; encoded by the coding sequence ATGGTTTCAGCAAGCGGCGCGTTTGGAAAATATTTCAAAAAAACTCCGGCGACGATAGCCATCCTACTGCTTGTGGGACTTTGGCTCTTCCTTCAACTCGAAGGTGGCGGAGTTGTTACAAGTGTTGTTGATGGTGACACCATCAAGGTTCGAACTTTAACCGGCGAGCTTACGGTGAGGTTAATTGGTGTAAACACACCGGAAACAAGGCATCCCACCAAAGGAGCGGAACCATACGGAAGAGAGGCTAAGGAGTTCACAAAGAAAATGCTACTTGGCAAACGCGTGTACCTGGAGTTCGACGTACAGCGAACGGATAAGTACGGCAGAACACTCGCCTACGTTTGGCTCGAAAAACCGAGAAAGTTTACAGAGGATGAGATAAGGGAAAAGATGTTTAACGCAATACTGCTTCTTGAAGGATATGCACAAATTATGACCGTTCCACCCAACGTTAAGTACGCGGATGTTTTTGTAGAACTGCAGCGAGAAGCAAGGCAAAATTCCAGAGGGCTTTGGAGTCTTGATTACTACAAATCCGAAGAGTAG
- a CDS encoding carboxymuconolactone decarboxylase family protein — MKNFKEELLELKNDLKVVMEKAPELGKFAEFVHLAESDGVLDTKTKELITVGIAIALRCEPCILWHIDAALKAGAKPEEIIDTIKVAVAMGGGPALMYGIKALEILQSLTT, encoded by the coding sequence ATGAAAAACTTTAAAGAAGAGCTCTTAGAACTTAAAAATGATCTGAAAGTCGTTATGGAAAAAGCCCCAGAACTCGGAAAGTTTGCAGAATTTGTACATCTTGCAGAAAGTGACGGTGTGCTGGACACCAAAACAAAAGAACTCATCACCGTCGGAATTGCCATAGCACTCCGCTGTGAGCCTTGCATACTGTGGCATATTGATGCAGCGTTGAAAGCCGGGGCTAAGCCTGAAGAAATTATTGATACAATTAAAGTTGCGGTAGCAATGGGTGGCGGTCCTGCGTTGATGTATGGGATCAAGGCACTGGAAATACTGCAAAGTTTGACAACTTAA
- a CDS encoding ATP-dependent helicase, protein MSSLHENLKSFTLGDFYERLSRIDIEKREAVLSNYGKNIVIAGPGSGKTKLIEYKVAHLIASGVEPSKILLITFTNSAALEMKERVVSLVGKPAELVTWGTFHGVCNKIIKENYKIVSRIIGNGKEIWPGKDYRIAEPADIVRSMRFDPEFSKLIKIRVDFVDTLAKLLSANKETLDESNKLLKLTRGAVEKYVGGYELEKILANSNRLLDGLLELYQLFKVKHNLLDFYDLQNVVYLSLTLDTHFREKLSSRFEWVLIDEFQDTTPLQVKIVEFLSSYHGNLLCVGDDAQNIYSFRGVDFDYIAREFIKYDRTRDIADGAKLFKLTKNYRSTKEIVELTNKILPPECIPRVLRSVSTHGPRPIVRTVYHQVPAYKEVVDRVEEFLKDEEKPSNICVLVRANREVEEVAEELENRGIKTQTLERKTRERELLLESVRALIRAYLKVLSIVDLYYLVDKLNLLTVSSIEQLKVFDLFEELGIPVPRTLVEFLNHSFTRVRGLKVNSQLNRDFQRILKFVAQFSSAEEALNNLEYGNVFKKFLLDDAVVVTNVHQAKGLEWNSVVVLFKLNRLELDPEEKRVFYVAVTRAKKRLAIILLDKAFSVRTDNWLVERLSDYIV, encoded by the coding sequence ATGAGCTCGCTTCACGAAAACCTGAAATCCTTTACTTTGGGAGATTTTTACGAACGATTATCTCGTATTGATATAGAAAAGCGAGAAGCGGTCTTATCTAACTATGGGAAGAATATTGTCATCGCTGGTCCCGGTAGCGGGAAGACAAAACTCATAGAATACAAAGTCGCTCATCTGATAGCTTCGGGCGTCGAACCTTCGAAAATTTTGCTAATCACATTCACGAACTCGGCGGCACTGGAGATGAAAGAGAGAGTAGTAAGCTTGGTCGGAAAACCGGCCGAGCTGGTAACCTGGGGAACGTTTCACGGTGTATGCAATAAGATAATAAAGGAAAACTACAAGATAGTTTCCCGAATCATTGGTAACGGCAAAGAGATATGGCCGGGAAAAGATTACAGAATAGCCGAACCAGCGGACATCGTGCGTTCCATGAGATTTGACCCAGAATTTTCGAAGTTAATAAAAATACGTGTTGATTTTGTTGACACTTTGGCAAAGCTTCTTTCCGCTAATAAAGAAACGTTGGACGAATCAAACAAACTGCTTAAACTTACTCGCGGCGCTGTTGAGAAATACGTTGGTGGCTATGAACTGGAAAAAATTCTTGCAAACTCCAATAGACTCTTGGATGGACTTTTGGAACTCTATCAACTTTTCAAAGTAAAACACAACTTACTGGATTTTTATGACTTGCAAAACGTTGTGTACCTGTCTTTAACTCTCGATACTCACTTCCGAGAAAAGCTTTCCTCAAGATTCGAGTGGGTACTTATCGACGAATTTCAGGATACAACACCGCTGCAAGTTAAGATTGTGGAATTCCTTTCATCGTACCACGGTAATTTACTTTGCGTTGGAGACGATGCGCAGAACATATACAGTTTCAGAGGGGTCGATTTTGACTACATTGCCAGAGAATTCATTAAGTACGACCGAACAAGAGATATTGCAGATGGGGCAAAGTTATTCAAATTAACAAAGAATTATCGTAGCACGAAAGAAATCGTTGAACTCACAAATAAGATCCTACCACCGGAATGTATCCCGAGGGTGTTGAGGAGCGTAAGCACTCACGGCCCAAGACCTATCGTCCGCACTGTCTACCACCAAGTCCCTGCCTACAAAGAGGTCGTCGATAGAGTCGAAGAATTTTTGAAGGACGAAGAAAAACCGTCGAACATCTGTGTTCTGGTTAGAGCCAACCGGGAAGTCGAGGAAGTTGCGGAAGAACTCGAAAACCGTGGTATAAAAACGCAAACCTTGGAACGTAAAACCCGTGAACGTGAACTTTTACTCGAATCGGTCAGGGCTTTGATACGAGCTTATCTGAAAGTGTTGAGTATTGTAGATCTATACTACTTAGTCGACAAACTAAATCTGCTCACTGTTTCGAGTATTGAACAATTAAAGGTCTTTGACTTATTTGAAGAGCTTGGAATACCCGTGCCCCGAACGTTGGTCGAATTCCTCAATCATAGCTTTACACGTGTGCGCGGGCTGAAGGTTAATAGTCAACTGAACAGGGATTTTCAAAGAATACTTAAATTTGTGGCACAATTTAGTTCTGCCGAAGAAGCTTTGAACAATTTGGAGTACGGTAACGTGTTCAAGAAATTCCTCCTTGATGATGCCGTCGTTGTTACGAACGTACATCAAGCGAAGGGCCTTGAGTGGAATTCGGTGGTTGTTCTGTTCAAATTGAATCGATTGGAACTTGATCCTGAAGAAAAACGTGTTTTTTATGTTGCCGTCACTCGTGCTAAGAAAAGGCTTGCAATAATTCTTTTGGATAAAGCATTTTCAGTGCGCACCGACAACTGGCTCGTCGAAAGATTGAGTGATTATATTGTTTAA
- a CDS encoding alpha-amylase family glycosyl hydrolase — translation MLGFRKNRFLGLLVLALTLSVFLSLSTACSPKPQVRLAKISVGVILPEQVVSRKTFNQILSNSLVDEIKEIKIIVKNSQGGIVYESKTQNKLNPSFEFELAPGNYQFVVEGVNNDDQVILRGSTTQTIEPARTYNITITTDFLNGFLETIVEISDEVYQRYNAAGTLTLKSATGATESVEISTFSSNTVRVTKELKPGVWEATLSITFTAKDQYTYPRQQTVSQTFYQQVLPVRTSKAKFFVYYESNQIAISQSQVLLPYIAPVQNLRASVDWQRKELTITWDHSIEGATFEVYKEIKVTDEGQEIFQYELVGRTTQKSITVQNYDVNEHSRINGVAVNAIFEGKQSGLARLEKKDFTGVLSAPYNVAGTYNTDTNVLTLSWTHDEAECTYVVYAKIGNQLEQLATTNSKTISVQDFFGNKFWNTSSFVVVAQKNGAQSSTEIPKNQLIITNLTVQTSSAVMYKLFIRSFYDAKGNDGIGDFLGVVQKVDYLKNLGIDTIWFLPFNKSESYHGYDVTDYYDVEEDYGTIEELEQMIKVLNENGIRVVMDAVFNHTSDKHPWFLDAVENTTNSRYWNYYIMTLEDKTGQANWHWKINSKGQKVWYFGLFSHTMPDLNFDDPEVRNEVKKIIDYWITMGVDGFRFDAAKHFYGWSWNDGISQSAQIAKELEVYIRSKLPNAILVSEVFDGNPSVLSQFAPMPVFNFNFMYEITGNYEGKDNLLSNSTNWVRSLTYHLPIYHFPFIDNHDLNRFVSVLIDQKYGGNVTSGTKQYLLVNALLLSLDGMPAIYYGNEIGLRGWKWSSDPWDMPVREPMQWYANQQGTGQTWWTKPIYQAKNITLGNARVDGAIYDDPNDGISVEEQTTGYTILNFFKQFINLRKQYPALALGSITIERDWKNLYVIRRTYGSQEVLVMINLDPNYQNNFTVPAGFRWVWYAFFNGNSFEFGSKNESPLSSNTNWTVNPRQIYVFVK, via the coding sequence GTGCTGGGTTTTAGGAAGAATAGGTTTTTAGGCTTGCTCGTACTGGCGCTTACTCTTTCAGTTTTCCTTAGCTTGTCAACGGCTTGTTCGCCAAAGCCGCAGGTAAGGCTGGCGAAGATTTCAGTTGGAGTGATTTTACCTGAGCAAGTAGTTTCAAGGAAAACTTTTAACCAGATTCTTTCAAACTCTCTTGTTGATGAAATCAAAGAGATTAAGATCATCGTTAAAAATTCTCAAGGCGGGATTGTGTACGAATCGAAAACACAAAACAAGTTGAATCCAAGCTTCGAGTTTGAACTTGCACCGGGGAATTACCAATTTGTTGTTGAAGGAGTTAACAACGACGATCAAGTAATTCTGAGAGGTTCGACCACTCAAACAATCGAACCTGCAAGAACTTACAATATTACAATCACCACGGACTTCCTGAACGGTTTTCTTGAAACTATCGTTGAAATTTCGGATGAGGTATACCAACGTTACAACGCCGCTGGCACACTCACACTAAAGTCGGCCACGGGAGCCACTGAAAGTGTTGAAATAAGTACTTTTTCTTCGAACACCGTACGCGTTACAAAGGAACTGAAACCGGGAGTTTGGGAAGCTACGTTAAGTATCACTTTTACTGCTAAAGACCAGTACACATACCCTCGTCAACAGACTGTCTCCCAGACCTTCTACCAACAGGTATTACCAGTTAGAACAAGCAAAGCTAAGTTTTTCGTTTATTACGAGAGCAACCAAATTGCAATTTCGCAATCCCAAGTCCTGTTGCCCTACATTGCACCCGTCCAGAACTTAAGAGCGTCGGTGGATTGGCAAAGAAAAGAGTTAACGATAACCTGGGATCATTCTATTGAAGGTGCCACTTTTGAAGTTTACAAGGAAATCAAGGTTACCGATGAAGGACAAGAAATTTTCCAATACGAGCTTGTAGGCCGCACAACTCAGAAATCCATTACTGTGCAAAATTATGACGTGAACGAACACAGCAGAATAAACGGTGTAGCCGTGAACGCTATCTTTGAAGGGAAACAAAGCGGTCTTGCAAGACTTGAGAAGAAAGACTTCACAGGAGTACTCTCCGCTCCATATAACGTCGCTGGAACATACAACACAGACACGAATGTTCTAACATTGAGCTGGACACACGACGAAGCTGAATGCACATACGTCGTGTATGCGAAAATCGGAAATCAACTCGAACAGCTTGCAACGACAAACTCTAAGACTATTTCGGTGCAGGATTTTTTCGGAAATAAATTTTGGAACACCTCAAGTTTTGTGGTAGTTGCGCAAAAGAATGGCGCTCAATCATCTACCGAAATCCCCAAAAATCAATTAATCATCACCAATCTCACCGTCCAAACAAGTAGCGCTGTGATGTACAAACTCTTCATTCGCTCGTTTTACGATGCAAAGGGTAACGACGGGATTGGGGATTTTCTTGGTGTAGTGCAGAAAGTTGATTACCTCAAGAACTTGGGAATCGACACAATCTGGTTCCTACCATTTAACAAGTCCGAATCTTACCATGGATACGACGTGACCGACTATTACGATGTAGAAGAAGATTACGGAACGATCGAAGAACTCGAACAGATGATAAAAGTACTCAACGAGAACGGAATTAGGGTCGTTATGGATGCCGTTTTCAACCACACCTCCGACAAACATCCCTGGTTCTTGGATGCTGTTGAGAACACAACAAACTCGCGCTATTGGAATTATTACATAATGACTTTGGAGGATAAGACGGGACAGGCCAACTGGCATTGGAAGATAAATTCCAAAGGCCAGAAAGTTTGGTATTTTGGATTGTTCAGCCACACAATGCCGGATTTGAACTTTGACGATCCAGAAGTGAGAAACGAGGTAAAGAAAATTATAGACTATTGGATCACGATGGGAGTCGACGGTTTCCGATTTGATGCCGCAAAACACTTCTACGGTTGGAGCTGGAACGATGGAATTTCGCAATCGGCCCAAATAGCAAAAGAATTGGAGGTGTACATTAGATCCAAACTCCCAAATGCTATTCTCGTGAGCGAGGTATTCGATGGAAACCCTTCTGTCTTATCACAATTTGCACCCATGCCCGTTTTCAATTTCAACTTCATGTACGAGATCACTGGAAACTATGAGGGTAAAGACAACTTATTGTCAAATTCCACAAATTGGGTTAGGAGTCTTACGTACCACCTACCGATTTACCACTTCCCATTCATTGACAACCACGACCTTAACAGATTCGTTTCGGTGCTTATAGACCAAAAATACGGTGGTAACGTAACAAGTGGAACAAAACAGTACCTGTTGGTAAATGCGCTACTCCTGTCCTTAGATGGGATGCCGGCAATTTACTACGGAAACGAGATAGGCTTGCGTGGCTGGAAATGGAGTAGTGATCCGTGGGACATGCCAGTTAGGGAGCCGATGCAGTGGTACGCAAACCAACAAGGAACGGGTCAAACTTGGTGGACAAAGCCAATTTACCAGGCGAAAAATATAACGCTTGGAAATGCGCGCGTGGACGGTGCAATATACGACGACCCTAATGATGGAATTTCCGTCGAAGAACAAACGACAGGATACACAATACTGAACTTCTTCAAACAGTTCATCAACTTGAGAAAACAATACCCGGCGTTAGCATTGGGAAGCATCACTATCGAACGTGACTGGAAAAATCTGTACGTGATAAGAAGAACTTATGGCTCTCAAGAAGTGCTCGTTATGATAAACCTTGATCCCAACTATCAGAATAACTTTACAGTACCAGCCGGATTCAGATGGGTTTGGTATGCGTTTTTCAACGGAAATAGCTTCGAATTTGGAAGCAAGAACGAATCTCCACTCTCATCCAACACGAACTGGACAGTTAATCCCAGGCAGATATACGTTTTTGTGAAATAA